Proteins from one Ovis aries strain OAR_USU_Benz2616 breed Rambouillet chromosome 12, ARS-UI_Ramb_v3.0, whole genome shotgun sequence genomic window:
- the IVNS1ABP gene encoding influenza virus NS1A-binding protein isoform X2, which translates to MFDFRLKADKELVKDVYSAAKKLKMDRVKQVCGDYLLSRMDVTSCISYRNFASCMGDSRLLNKVDAYIQEHLLQISEEEEFLKLPRLKLEVMLEDNVCLPSNGKLYTKVINWVQRSIWENGDSLEELMEEVQTLYYSADHKLLDGNLLDGQAEVFGSDDDHIQFVQKKPPRENGHKQISSSSIGCLSSPNATIQSPKHEWKIVASEKTSNNTYLCLAVLDGIFCVIFLHGRNSPQSSPTSTPKLIKSLSFEMHPDELIEKPMSPMQYARSGLGTAEMNGKLIAAGGYNREECLRTVECYDPHTDHWSFLAPMRTPRARFQMAVLMGQLYVVGGSNGHSDDLSCGEMYDPNIDDWTPVPELRTNRCNAGVCALNGKLYIVGGSDPYGQKGLKNCDVFDPITKSWTSCAPLNIRRHQSAVCELGGYLYIIGGAESWNCLNTVERYNPENNTWTLIASMNVARRGAGVAVLDGKLFVGGGFDGSHAISCVEMYDPARNEWKMMGNMTSPRSNAGITTVGNTIYAVGGFDGNEFLNTVEVYNLESNEWSPYTKIFQF; encoded by the exons ATGTTCGACTTCAG GTTGAAAGCTGATAAGGAATTAGTCAAAGATGTTTATTCTGCAGCAAAAAAGCTGAAGATGGACCGTGTAAAGCAG gtttGTGGTGATTATTTACTATCTAGAATGGATGTTACCAGCTGCATCTCTTACCGAAATTTTGCGAGTTGTATGGGAGACTCACGTTTGTTGAATAAGGTTGACGCTTACATTCAGGAACATTTGTTACAAATTTCAGAAGAGGAAGAGTTTCTTAAACTTCCACGGCTAAAG CTGGAGGTAATgcttgaagataatgtttgcttgCCCAGTAATGGCAAACTGTATACAAAGGTAATCAACTGGGTGCAGCGTAGCATCTGGGAGAATGGAGACAGTCTGGAAGAGCTGATGGAAGAG GTTCAAACCTTGTACTACTCAGCTGATCACAAGCTGCTTGATGGGAACCTACTAGATGGACAGGCTGAGGTGTTTGGCAGTGATGATGACCACATTCAGTTTGTGCAG AAAAAGCCACCACGTGAGAATGGCCATAAGCAGATAAGTAGCAGTTCCATTGGATGTCTGTCTTCTCCAAATGCTACAATACAAAGCCCTAAGCATGAGTGGAAAATCGTTGCTTCGGAGAAGACTTCAA ATAACACTTACTTGTGCCTGGCTGTACTGGACGGTATTTTCTGTGTCATTTTCCTTCATGGGCGAAACAGCCCACAGAGCTCACCAACAAGTACTCCAAAACTTATTAAAAGTTTAAGTTTTGAGATGCACCCAGATGAGCTCATAGAGAAGCCCATGTCTCCTATGCAGTATGCACGATCTGGTCTGGGGACAGCAGAGATGAATGGCAAACTCATAGCTGCAG GTGGCTATAACCGAGAGGAATGTCTTCGAACAGTTGAATGCTATGATCCACACACAGATCACTGGTCCTTTCTTGCTCCCATGAGGACACCAAGAGCACGATTTCAAATGGCCGTACTCATG GGCCAACTCTATGTGGTAGGTGGATCAAATGGTCACTCAGATGACCTGAGTTGTGGAGAGATGTATGATCCAAACATAGATGATTGGACTCCTGTTCCAGAATTGAGAACTAACCGTTGTAATGCAG GAGTGTGTGCTCTGAATGGGAAATTATACATCGTTGGTGGATCAGATCCATATGGTCAAAAAGGACTGAAAAATTGTGATGTATTTGATCCTATAACAAAGTCCTGGACGAGCTGTGCACCTCTTAACATTC GTAGACACCAGTCTGCAGTCTGTGAGCTTGGTGGTTATTTGTACATAATTGGAGGCGCAGAGTCTTGGAATTGTCTGAACACAGTAGAGCGTTACAACCCTGAAAACAACACCTGGACTTTAATTGCATCCATGAACGTGGCTAGGCGAGGAGCTGGAGTGGCTGTTCTTGACG gaAAACTGTTTGTAGGTGGTGGCTTTGATGGTTCTCATGCCATCAGTTGTGTGGAGATGTATGATCCAGCTAGAAATGAATGGAAGATGATGGGAAACATGACTTCACCACGGAGCAATGCTGGGATTACAACTGTAGGGAACACAATTTATGCAGTGGGAGGATTTGATGGCAATGAATTTCTGAATACGGTGGAAGTCTATAACCTTGAGTCAAATGAGTGGAGCCCCTATACCAAGATTTTCCagttttaa
- the IVNS1ABP gene encoding influenza virus NS1A-binding protein isoform X1, protein MIPNGYLMFEDENFIESSVAKLNALRKSGQFCDVRLQVCGHEMLAHRAVLACCSPYLFEIFNSDSDPHRVSHVKFDDLNPEAVEVLLNYAYTAQLKADKELVKDVYSAAKKLKMDRVKQVCGDYLLSRMDVTSCISYRNFASCMGDSRLLNKVDAYIQEHLLQISEEEEFLKLPRLKLEVMLEDNVCLPSNGKLYTKVINWVQRSIWENGDSLEELMEEVQTLYYSADHKLLDGNLLDGQAEVFGSDDDHIQFVQKKPPRENGHKQISSSSIGCLSSPNATIQSPKHEWKIVASEKTSNNTYLCLAVLDGIFCVIFLHGRNSPQSSPTSTPKLIKSLSFEMHPDELIEKPMSPMQYARSGLGTAEMNGKLIAAGGYNREECLRTVECYDPHTDHWSFLAPMRTPRARFQMAVLMGQLYVVGGSNGHSDDLSCGEMYDPNIDDWTPVPELRTNRCNAGVCALNGKLYIVGGSDPYGQKGLKNCDVFDPITKSWTSCAPLNIRRHQSAVCELGGYLYIIGGAESWNCLNTVERYNPENNTWTLIASMNVARRGAGVAVLDGKLFVGGGFDGSHAISCVEMYDPARNEWKMMGNMTSPRSNAGITTVGNTIYAVGGFDGNEFLNTVEVYNLESNEWSPYTKIFQF, encoded by the exons atgattccCAATGGATATTTAATGTTTGAAGATGAAAATTTCATTGAATCTTCTGTTGCCAAATTGAATGCCCTGAGGAAAAGTGGGCAGTTCTGTGATGTTCGACTTCAG GTCTGTGGCCATGAGATGTTAGCACACAGAGCagtcctggcctgctgcagtccctaTTTATTTGAAATCTTTAATAGTGACAGTGATCCTCACCGAGTTTCTCATGTTAAGTTTGATGATCTCAATCCGGAAGCTGTTGAAGTCTTGTTGAATTATGCCTACACTGCTCA GTTGAAAGCTGATAAGGAATTAGTCAAAGATGTTTATTCTGCAGCAAAAAAGCTGAAGATGGACCGTGTAAAGCAG gtttGTGGTGATTATTTACTATCTAGAATGGATGTTACCAGCTGCATCTCTTACCGAAATTTTGCGAGTTGTATGGGAGACTCACGTTTGTTGAATAAGGTTGACGCTTACATTCAGGAACATTTGTTACAAATTTCAGAAGAGGAAGAGTTTCTTAAACTTCCACGGCTAAAG CTGGAGGTAATgcttgaagataatgtttgcttgCCCAGTAATGGCAAACTGTATACAAAGGTAATCAACTGGGTGCAGCGTAGCATCTGGGAGAATGGAGACAGTCTGGAAGAGCTGATGGAAGAG GTTCAAACCTTGTACTACTCAGCTGATCACAAGCTGCTTGATGGGAACCTACTAGATGGACAGGCTGAGGTGTTTGGCAGTGATGATGACCACATTCAGTTTGTGCAG AAAAAGCCACCACGTGAGAATGGCCATAAGCAGATAAGTAGCAGTTCCATTGGATGTCTGTCTTCTCCAAATGCTACAATACAAAGCCCTAAGCATGAGTGGAAAATCGTTGCTTCGGAGAAGACTTCAA ATAACACTTACTTGTGCCTGGCTGTACTGGACGGTATTTTCTGTGTCATTTTCCTTCATGGGCGAAACAGCCCACAGAGCTCACCAACAAGTACTCCAAAACTTATTAAAAGTTTAAGTTTTGAGATGCACCCAGATGAGCTCATAGAGAAGCCCATGTCTCCTATGCAGTATGCACGATCTGGTCTGGGGACAGCAGAGATGAATGGCAAACTCATAGCTGCAG GTGGCTATAACCGAGAGGAATGTCTTCGAACAGTTGAATGCTATGATCCACACACAGATCACTGGTCCTTTCTTGCTCCCATGAGGACACCAAGAGCACGATTTCAAATGGCCGTACTCATG GGCCAACTCTATGTGGTAGGTGGATCAAATGGTCACTCAGATGACCTGAGTTGTGGAGAGATGTATGATCCAAACATAGATGATTGGACTCCTGTTCCAGAATTGAGAACTAACCGTTGTAATGCAG GAGTGTGTGCTCTGAATGGGAAATTATACATCGTTGGTGGATCAGATCCATATGGTCAAAAAGGACTGAAAAATTGTGATGTATTTGATCCTATAACAAAGTCCTGGACGAGCTGTGCACCTCTTAACATTC GTAGACACCAGTCTGCAGTCTGTGAGCTTGGTGGTTATTTGTACATAATTGGAGGCGCAGAGTCTTGGAATTGTCTGAACACAGTAGAGCGTTACAACCCTGAAAACAACACCTGGACTTTAATTGCATCCATGAACGTGGCTAGGCGAGGAGCTGGAGTGGCTGTTCTTGACG gaAAACTGTTTGTAGGTGGTGGCTTTGATGGTTCTCATGCCATCAGTTGTGTGGAGATGTATGATCCAGCTAGAAATGAATGGAAGATGATGGGAAACATGACTTCACCACGGAGCAATGCTGGGATTACAACTGTAGGGAACACAATTTATGCAGTGGGAGGATTTGATGGCAATGAATTTCTGAATACGGTGGAAGTCTATAACCTTGAGTCAAATGAGTGGAGCCCCTATACCAAGATTTTCCagttttaa